Part of the Odocoileus virginianus isolate 20LAN1187 ecotype Illinois chromosome 9, Ovbor_1.2, whole genome shotgun sequence genome, TGTGAGGACACAGCTGCTACATGAGGGCAATCTTTATCATGAAACCCAGCCCAACCATAGGCTGCCTCAGGTTCTCTCCTGCAACTCCAGACTGTCATCATAAAATacacggggacttccctggtggtccaattgTTAAAATGTGCTTCTACTTTCCACAGCAAgtggcatgggtttgatccctggtcagggaactaagatcctggaaACTGTGGtgcagcccaaaaaaaaaaaaattctctcctaGTTTTGATGAAATTGCAAATTACAAATGATATCTTACCATTCTTTATATcacaggaagcaaaaaaaaaaaaaaaaagcaaattagttAACTATAAATGGGCATGAACCATCTTAGTGGAGTGGTGGCAATGCTCTAACTTctagattgtggtgatgattaCGCAGCTAAaagtcactgaactgtacacttaaactAGATGAAATGcagcatgtcaattatatctcaataaagttactCCCACACGCCAAATTCATTGCAGTACACTGTATGACCACAGAGTGTCAGCCAAGACAAACGTAAAGGACTTTCCCATAAACCTCTCTCCAAAGAGAACATCACCAACCACACTGACTGTGGCTGCCTCTCACCACAAAAATTCCTGTGTCCTGGGCCTCAGGGGTTTGAAGTTACCAAGCACCAGAGTCAGGTAGCAGgaataaggaaatattttcaaatatttgcttaTGCAAATCTACAGTGATCTTAGCTATCAAATCATTTAACCCATAAtatttgctgaagctgaaactccaatactttggccacctgatacgaagaactgactcattggtaaagaccctgatgctgggaaagattaaaggcaggaggagaaggggacaacagaggatgaaatggttgtatggcatcaccgactcaatggacatgagtttgaacaagctccagaattggtgaaggacagggaagactggcgtgctgtagtacatggggttgcaaatagttggacacgactgagtgactgaactgaactgatatgcaattaagttaaaaaaaaaaaaaaacaacctcacgCCACAATAATCTTCAATAAGCAAACTAGAAATTCAGTCCTATTGGAAATATTAAAGTCCTTTAAAACTGGTTTTGGACTACTTATATGTTCTGTTATGTAAACTTTAACTTGTATAGCTACTATATAATACATTAAAACTGtaaatttaaaagtagaatttttaaaatttccatctaATTATATAAGAATCAATAAAACTATTCAAATAAcaagtttgattttaaaaatcagataaaataatcaataaaactttttcaaataCATAGTTAACATGGAGAGAAATCTAAAAGGAGTATAGTCTCTCTTACTCATGACTAATTTAGTTCTTTGAAGAAGGTAAAATTAACAGGTCGAGTTATGGGAAGGTAAATCTTCTAAAGCATTGAAAACCACAGTGGTTTCTGGGCTGGCAATACTTCCTTTTTACTCAGTGCAGCCGTGTTAAGATCAAGCAAGGCAGAGACCTGTGAGCTGAAAAATTTTCAGTCACATTTTGAGCATATTTATAAATAACTGTAAGTGAAGTAACATTTGTCTAAATAAAGTCTTCATATGTCAAAATCTTAACCTAGATGATCCGGATCAAACTAGACACCCCTTCTTTCATTAAGGCCAGTTTCAGTCTAAGGCCGTTTTGTTCATGAATTCTGTACCACATGTCAGAGATAGATGGATCCACCAGGGTCCTGCAACCTCCCAGTTTCAGGGGGCACAAGGGCAAatggtttctcagaaaactatgCTTTCACCAAAAGCTGGTTGAAAATCCAGTTTATAAAAAAAGAGAGGCACCGTGGTAATGGAGTTAAGACTTCTGAGTATTTCTAATCTCGCCATTCCCAGTAACTATCAACATTTAAATACATCAACCTGAAATCtggtttccttgtctataaaatcaAAGCAGTAAGTTACACCTTTATGACTTCTTTTAGCTTGAGGATTCTATTCCAATGTGTAAGTCTGCAGCTTTGATAGCCCAACATCTAATCCTCAATCTGTGGTGCCATCTTCTCCTGATCGGCTTCATGGATTTTAAACACCAGAGAGAAATGGATGCATGCTCTCAAACAGATAACTGGCAAGGGCCTGCCAtacggcacagggaactctgcgcagtgttatgtgccagcccggatgggaggggagtttaggggagaatggatacatgtccATATACGGCTGAGTCCTTTTGCCGTGCACATGAAACTATCacgacattgttaattggctatatttcaacataaaaaagttttaaaaagaaatgggtcCATGCTCTTGTTCGTTACAACAGGAAGGGTTCGGGTGTTCTTAAGTCTGCCCAGTGGGACCACAGAGCTGTCTCCAGCCGACACCCACCTGGCCAGTACACAAGCCCTCCGGCCACCTTCGTGCTTTGGGCCCGGGTTCCCTTGCTCCCTACCAGGTTTGTTCTCGGCCCTGAGCCCTaacagttgtgtgaccttgggcaagtcacttaaccctCTCAAAGTCTACTTCCTCATCTGCAAGATGGGGATGCTGGTGAAAGCACCAGTACTGATGAGAATTAGGTGCGATAAGCCCCGTATGGCATGCAGTTTGGTGCCAGGCACGGGGACAGCACTCAGTAAATGGCAGCCATTACTTTGGATAACAGCTGTGCGGTTGGAGCCTCCACCGGACTCAGGATGTAACAGAAGAGTCCAGAAGTGCAGTGTTGCCACGGGCCTTGGCCCTCTCTCCTTCCAGACCCTTTCTCACTTGTAGCAATGAACATGCTGCCTGACTCCGCAGGTCTCTTTCCAGAAACCTCTCATCACAGTGCTGAATATGGTGCAACAATTTGCGGAAACAGGAGGCATCAACCATGAATCTCTTTCCCAAAAAAGAAACGGATGACCGCAGCTGCCTCCCGGGTGACTGGAGCCGAGGATGGGAAACAAGACTTTGCACTCTATACCTTTGCATCCCTTGAATTTTGAATCTCAAATATGTCTTacctatattaaaaaataaagttgatttctgaaaagtaaaagggtacaatttattttttaaaggtgacACCTTCCCCCCGGACAGTTAGGGAGCTGAAAGTGGAGCCTCACAGGCCTCctcatcccctgcccccacctcagggCTTTGGGCAGAAGCCACAGGGGCACAGAGCGGGGAGGAAGGGTGTTAAGTTCAGGCTCTGATTCTTTCTGCTCAAAGATCCAAGGAACTCGTAGATTTGGAGCAGGGCTTTATCTCCATATGTGATCGATGGCCCAGGAAAGTAAAGGTCTGGATTAAAAGCAAGAACagggactccctggtggttcagtggttaagactccacactcccaaagcaAGGGTCACTGGTTCAatcccctggttggggaactaagatccctccgccaaaaaataaaaataaagtaaaaacaaatggtAATGAAGTGTGTACAGCGCAACCCACAGTGAGCTTTGGTACTATTTACacataaacaaacattttttttaaataaggaaatctgaaaaaacaaaaacctctatCTTCCTGAAAACTAAGACTGGCTTAGAAATAAGAAGGGTTGCATTTCATTTAAGCACATACAACCTACTGTAACAGAGTGCAaggttacttttgttttattcattttccatCTTTGATGGAATTATGTGTGAAGAGACTTAACCTTAAATCTCGTCATGAGTCATCACACAGTACCCTGTGGCAAAATAAATCTCTGAAGTACAAAGGACACTGTGTTAACAAtgctttgtgtttaaaaaaaatacatttggaatTCTGAAATGTacgaatatgaaatatattaggAGAAAATGGATTTATAGAGAAGCTTACGCACAAAGCATAAAGATTAAACTGTGCCACGCCTGAGTAGCTGGCATGGGGTTGGGTGTCTAGGACCACCTCAGATTCGGCACCTCAGCTGCCGAGAAGCTTGTGAAGTGCTGATAACTCAGCAGGGCTGGCTGAGTCTCAGGGGCAGCCTATGCCGCACATGTGCCCAAATCACGCCATTATTTTTGGATGAGAACTAGAAAAGCAGTGTGTTGGTTTCAAGAgtcctcatattttaaaaatgtactttaggCATAAAGGCACAGTCTTAGTGGACATAAGAAGAAGTGATGAAGGAAGCAGGGAGGCGAGGCTGCTGATACAAATGGTCCTACTTCGGGCAAGTGCAGAGCTCCTGGCCACACACCCAACAATGTCCTCCCTCTGTCCTTCCATTCTGAGCAATTTCACCTCACAAGCCACCTAGTTAAATCTGACAAGGTGGTGTAATCCTCCAACCTAGGGTCAGTAATTTCTATTTCCAATAGTACAGGTGCAGAAACTCTTAGgattaaaagaataaagtcacAGAAAGAGTGACAGCTCTGGATTCCATGCAACACTGCTGCATGAGACAAATGATGTTCACACAGCTTCTAGCTTACCTCTGGCTCCATCCACCAGGAGGCTGCAGGCAGTATCTGCTAACACTGGGTGGAGAGCTAGCACATTGTGCTAATCTAGCAGCAAAAGATGAGGTTCCAAGGTACAAATCAGATGAGCCAGAATCCGGGGAAGTCGTGTGCAGCTCCAGCCTCAGCTCCCACTGAGGTCCCCAGCTCCCGGCCAGCTGCAGCCTTGCACATCCCCAATATGGGAGACCCCATTAGCTGCCCACACCTGGCTCTTCTAGAATCCAGTTCTATTCAACACCAATTGGCCATATGCTTCACAGAAGCTGGCCGCCCTTCCAGCCCCAGAGGTTGCTTCCTCACTAGGAATCCAGAGCTTTTAACTCCACTCTCCAGCCAGTGAGCAGCTACAGAAGGTGACAATGAGCATCTGGCAGGTGAGACTCAGCTGGTGAGACCTGCAGAAGGTCTTCTGTGCAGGTTTTCTGTTCTGAAGACAGGACAACCAGAAGAGGTGCTGCCAGCTGCCCTCTGATGCCTGTATCCAGGCAATGACATCAGGATTGGGAGACTAGCCTACACACGGAGCCAATGCTCGTGAGGCCATGTTGAGCCACTGAATCTCTGGGCCTGGTGTTTTGTGAGATGATAATATTTCCTCATGTTTAAACTACTGGGGAAAAGGGGGGGCATTGGCTATCTGGAGGTCCCAAGTAGTCAGATGCAATCTCCTTCCCCTGAAATGACAGAGTTGGGGTACACATGTATACTCACAGTCTCTGTCGAACCAAATGGACACCCCCGCCGTGAGTCCTAACTtcacctcctccatctccttAGACTCTTCTCCTAGGAGGGGGTGTCTGCTCCGTACCCCATCTAGACACACCCACCCTCACCCGCTGCATTTCCAGTCACTCCCAAGTCTGGCTCCACCCACATCTGCCTCCCATTCTGAcctactgcatctcctgcatcaacTTGTTTACGCCCTGTCTGCTGACCCCTGGGTCACCCTCTCAGTGTCCACACTTCTGAACATACATCTCATTGACACAGACTCTGAGCAACTAAATGAAAGGTTGAGTGATGGAGTGAATGATGACTGTGTGAGTACCAAGCACCCTTCTCCTTCACTTGAAACCTGgggctttcctttcctcttttctttcttatcttctttcCTCATCTTACTTCTCTGTAGAATGAAAGACAAACATTGAGATAAAAGAGATtcagagctcaggctctgaggGGTGGATTAAGTATTTCTAGAGAAAGCCTCTAACGGTGCACCTGGCCTCCTGGGAGTTACAGATAAGAGATGACGCCATGGGGGTGGCACTGAGATGCCACACAGCGGCCTCCTGGCCTGCACCCCACACGCCTCCTCCACACAGTAACCGGCTCCGCTGCTGAAACCGGGGGAGAGGCAGCCTTCACAGGTCGGGAGTTACAGCAGAAACCAAGGCGAGTCCAGCCCACAGGAGGCCCTCAGCAGATGTCCCGCGAGTGAGTGAGGTGACAGAGTACCTTGTGGTCAGGGCTTTGGGCTTACATGTGTCTTCGAGGTTTTTTATTCTAAAAGCAGGATGAGATGTGAATACCAGTAATAATCTACTCGATGTAATGAACTTCATCTGAAAGTGCTGACTCAAAAAAGTATTTGATCTACAAGTAGCTGTTtcgaagtgaaaaataaaatcttgcgtTGTCTtagattttcctttaaaattcctacggtgggacttccctggtggtccagtggttaagaatctgccttgcaatgcaaggggcttggattggatccctgatcggggaactaagatcccacagtctgtgaggcaactaagcccacgtgctacaactagagagtccttGCAGCAGCAAAACATCCCGTGTGTCGCAACTAAGCCCTGACACAGCCgaacaaacaaatattaaaaaaaaaaaaaacaaccctcccaTGGTTGTTAGCCAAAACTCAAAGTAGAGGGTCACCAGCAGGAGATTTCCAGGCCATGTGCAGAGAGGCCTAGTCCATCACACCAGCTGAATCTCTCAGAGCTACTCCGTTGTATACAGCTAAGCCCTGGGGCTGGGTTTCTGAGATGACGGCAGAAAGAACACGTGGCAGAGAACACGGCCCACTGTGGAAATCGGCAGTGGAGCCCGTGAAGGTCTGCAAATACAATTTGAACTTGTAACTCGGCACAGGTATTAAAATATATGTCACCTTTCATCACCTTAAGAGCAAACTGACACTAAAAGCTCTGCAAGATCTTTTATATTACACCATAGAGTAAAAACTGTAGTCAATGTTTGGATAGTTAAAAGAGCACCAAACACCACAAAGTGTAACCAACATGGTTCTATTAAAAACTGTTGTCAACTCTGGCATTCAAGGACAGCAATACAATATTTTCTTTACAAAGCAACCAATATAAAAATCTGCAAATGCCATAAATTCATTTATAGGCTATTATTTTCACATAGGCATGTCACTAGAttctttccattcctttctttccatTCTCTCCTGAGGTAttttttgtggtttatttttattgtactgCTGGATGCATTTATCTTTGATCACCCTTtcctaaaatgatttttaaagatctGCAAAAATTTTTATTGCATAGGACACTATTCATGACACAGAGATTGGGAACTGCAAATATGTGGCATTGGAACAAGTCTTACAAATATTGCATTTTAAGAATCTGTTACAGacttttttttacagtttgtctctttaaaaaaaaaattgaagttatAGCTAAGAGTTAACTACGTACAGTGAAGCAGTTTGGGAATGTTAGAGATTAGAAAATACGCTGAATgatacaaaggaggaaaaaaaagccaTAATTCTTGCCAGCTATATATTGTATTGCCTTCAAAAGCAACTGTACAGGTTGTAATCAGTTCATAGTTAAATATTTCTACTAATCTGTTTTGGGAGAGCAAATGTCTTTCAAGGTTTCCAGTTCCTCTATAAGCTTCTTGTTTTGAACTTCCAGCACCGCAACTCGACTCTCCAGACACTTGACATATTCTTTCTTTCGACGTCGACATTCTTTAGCAGCTTccctgaaagaaaatagaaagcaaaagggcaaacaaaacattttttcgCATGCACGCTACTGACAAGGAGGCTGAAGGAGGCTTGGGAAGTGTGATCATGGTTGCGTTCCCCATCCTGGGACAAGAGGTCTCATTCAGTTTCAAACACTAAAGCCAAACTGGGTTCTCAAGGGTCACTGGGGTCCCTTCCACAAGTCATTCCACATGGCAATTAGTAGCATGGCTGCACCTCCTGCCTTGATTAGAGTTCAGAGCAAACAAGGTCCAAGCCAAAGACAGTTACTCTGCTTTATGGCAATAAAGATCTTTGAGGGCCTTGAGTTCCTCAATGAGGGTCTTGTTTTGGTTTTCAAGCACAGCCACGCGGTTTTCAAGACACTTGacatattctttcttcttcctgcgACACTCCCGGGCAGCTTCCCTGGAACCAACACAAGGCAAGTGACAAGGGGAACAACCTCTCAGCGCAGTCCAGAGCGGCCCCCCAGGCTCAACCGCCAGGTGGTCCTCGGTCAGGTCTGGACAGACCACACGACAGCTGTGACCAAGCACATGCCTGGGCGTGTGGTCACCCTCAGCCAGCACGAGCGATGGCAGAGCGACAACTGGCCCGGCATCTGTGGTACAAGGTGTTTCCTTAGGGCACATGGCCCATGGTCACAGGGGCCAGAAAGGTTTTCAGTAACCAAAACGATAGGAACACATCTCCACATGactttctaccaaaaaaaaaaaaaattacagatctGTTCAATTCTCTTAACTATCTTTGTCCACCAAAAGCCACATGTTCCATCACGAGTTAACTTTGATcaaaaatgattagaaaaattAATCCTCAGCAACCTTAAACCTCAGTATGGGAGGTTTTCATTCTTCAAGACTAAATCTCAGTTAAGACAAGATCAATTGGGATGGCAAGCAATAATTTATTGGCTGGGAAAAACAACACGGATAAGAATAACAGGTCATGCACATTTTCATAAACCAAAATTAAAGGGACTAGGCTTTTGAAAAttaagggagaggagagagggtacAGAATATAACCCTCAGTAATTCAGACAACTTAAACATGGAAATGTGAGAATGCCATGACAGAAATCATGGAAAGGACATGAGACATTCATCTGCAAACCAGGACAGAAAGCAGTGCAGACATGCCCAAAGGAGACCAGACCAGCAGCCAAAGCAACACACACAAATGAACCTATGAGCTGAGTTGGTCATTTTATGCATAACCCCACCAAAAAACAATGGACACAGCcaacattttctctcctttttttttttcagagagggaggaggtggcAACCACATCATTTAACTCCTCTGCAGAAGATACCCTTTGATCACAGCTTTGTTTTGGAGCATTCCTTTGAGAAGAACTGCCTTTCGGGTACACATCGTATCAAAAAGCCTACGTTGAAACAgataattcaaatatataaacaaaagttGTTTTGAATGTCTAATTACCAGCTACTGTAATGCCAGTTACCTCTGCTACAATGCTGAACTAGGACTGACATGTGGACACACTTGGCcgattctgttttatgtttgggggTAGTTGACGCTCACTAACAACTGGTtatctgtgtttttttctgtGGGAAGTAAGGGTCAGCAGAAGAGAGACCTTGAAATCCCAATGAACCGCAGGAAGAGATCAAGCCTTACTGCCTAGCTGAGAACAATGCCATCGCCCTGTTAATTTAAGATGTTCTCAGACTTCTCAACTGGTTAACAGAAAAATTAACAGTGTAAAAGTGAGCCAAATCTGATAAACACAGATTAAGTTAATATAAATGATTCACATGGCAAAGTCAAGAATAACTCCAATCACACCTGGCAGTTTGAGAACATAATTCAACTCtttcacaaagaaatgaaaa contains:
- the CREM gene encoding cAMP-responsive element modulator isoform X17 — its product is MPTYQIRAPTTALPQGVVMAASPGSLHSPQQLAEEATRKRELRLMKNREAARECRRKKKEYVKCLENRVAVLENQNKTLIEELKALKDLYCHKAE